One genomic window of Niveibacterium sp. SC-1 includes the following:
- the queA gene encoding tRNA preQ1(34) S-adenosylmethionine ribosyltransferase-isomerase QueA, with protein sequence MSLSVSDFDFELPEALIAQAPLPQRSASRLLRVRGNTQEDRQFVDLPELLLPGDLLVFNDSRVLHARLNGRKETGGEVEVLIERPLGDHEALAMVRASKSPKPGSWLRLADAIDVEVLGRAGEFFHLRFPAEATVVDWIERHGLLPLPPYIDRAAAETDEARYQTVYARNLGSVAAPTAGLHFDPPLLARLAERGVRSAYVTLHVGAGTFQPVRAEKLEDHRMHRELYVVPEETRAAIMATKAAGGRVVCVGTTSMRTLESAARGGQLQAGPGETDIFITPGFDFQVADLLVTNFHLPRSTLLMLVSAFAGFDAIRAAYAHAVAAQYRFFSYGDAMLLERAPS encoded by the coding sequence ATGTCCCTTTCCGTTAGCGATTTCGATTTTGAACTCCCCGAGGCACTGATCGCGCAGGCGCCGCTGCCCCAGCGCAGCGCAAGCCGGCTGCTCCGTGTCCGCGGCAACACCCAGGAGGATCGCCAGTTCGTCGATCTTCCCGAGCTGCTCTTGCCCGGCGATCTCCTGGTCTTCAACGACAGCCGCGTCCTGCACGCCCGCCTCAACGGTCGTAAGGAGACCGGCGGCGAAGTCGAGGTCCTGATCGAGCGCCCGCTGGGCGACCATGAAGCTCTCGCGATGGTGCGGGCGAGCAAATCCCCCAAGCCGGGCTCATGGCTGCGCCTCGCGGACGCCATCGATGTCGAAGTCCTGGGTCGCGCAGGCGAGTTCTTCCACCTGCGCTTTCCGGCCGAGGCTACGGTGGTGGACTGGATCGAACGCCACGGCTTGCTGCCCTTGCCGCCCTATATCGACCGCGCCGCAGCAGAGACCGACGAAGCCCGCTACCAGACGGTCTATGCCCGCAACCTGGGTTCGGTCGCGGCCCCGACGGCCGGCCTACACTTCGACCCGCCGCTCCTCGCCCGCCTGGCCGAGCGCGGGGTGCGCAGCGCCTACGTCACCCTGCACGTGGGCGCCGGAACCTTCCAGCCGGTACGGGCGGAGAAGCTTGAAGACCACCGCATGCACCGCGAGCTGTACGTCGTCCCGGAGGAAACCCGCGCGGCGATCATGGCGACCAAGGCGGCTGGCGGTCGCGTGGTATGCGTCGGCACGACCAGCATGCGCACGCTCGAATCGGCGGCGCGCGGCGGACAACTGCAGGCGGGCCCGGGCGAGACGGACATCTTCATCACGCCGGGCTTTGACTTCCAGGTGGCCGATCTTCTGGTCACCAACTTCCACCTGCCCCGTTCAACCCTGCTGATGCTGGTTTCGGCCTTTGCCGGATTCGACGCGATCCGTGCGGCCTACGCCCACGCCGTGGCGGCGCAGTACCGCTTCTTCAGCTACGGCGACGCGATGTTGCTGGAAAGAGCTCCCTCATGA
- a CDS encoding YbaY family lipoprotein: MAASKPIVRRRNTVFAVLALAMAGYATLPEAAQATLRGRISYGEGLALPPQAVIDIELMDVSSADSPAQVARIRMSAEDEGPIPFELIVPSASIDQQRTYVLSARISYGGKLLYANVTQPKVLTQGAPAKVDLRVERVLA, from the coding sequence ATGGCTGCAAGCAAACCGATCGTCCGGCGACGCAATACCGTTTTCGCGGTTCTGGCGCTCGCCATGGCTGGCTATGCCACCCTGCCTGAAGCCGCTCAGGCCACCCTGCGCGGACGCATCAGCTACGGCGAAGGCCTGGCGCTCCCGCCGCAGGCCGTGATCGACATCGAACTGATGGACGTGTCGAGCGCGGACTCTCCCGCTCAGGTCGCGCGCATCCGCATGTCGGCTGAAGACGAAGGTCCGATTCCGTTCGAACTCATCGTGCCTTCGGCCAGCATCGACCAGCAGCGCACCTACGTGCTGTCTGCCCGTATTTCCTACGGCGGCAAGCTGCTCTACGCCAACGTCACCCAACCCAAGGTGTTGACGCAAGGCGCACCGGCCAAGGTGGATCTGCGCGTCGAACGCGTGCTGGCATAA
- a CDS encoding alpha/beta hydrolase, whose protein sequence is MSPDPRAQIILAAAYRPKAVRMWQMDVAQARHAFFKLCAAYGAPAEVLSSMTDKVLARPPALGGPLRLRVYRPLGAAPGEVLPAVLWIHGGGWTLGTLDDYDVLCRTLCNHSGAAVLALDYRLAPEHPYPAAVEDAQFALDWLAARTAELNIDPARIAIAGDSAGGNLAAVTAIATRDAGWPRLCAQVLAYPATDQLSQRPSHRQFADGFLLDEATIRWFQNHYLPDPELKADWQASPLWSPRLDGLPPALVLIAACDVLADDGRAYADALRAAGTEAWLDVLPGMIHGFLNLGRLLPDAGSSLARIGAWLREVFSRA, encoded by the coding sequence ATGTCCCCGGATCCGCGCGCCCAGATCATTCTCGCTGCCGCCTATCGGCCCAAAGCCGTGCGCATGTGGCAGATGGATGTGGCGCAGGCGCGCCACGCTTTCTTCAAGCTCTGTGCGGCTTACGGAGCACCTGCCGAAGTCCTGTCCAGCATGACCGACAAGGTTCTGGCGCGACCGCCGGCGCTCGGCGGGCCGCTCAGGCTGCGGGTCTATCGCCCCCTGGGCGCGGCGCCGGGTGAGGTTCTGCCGGCCGTCTTGTGGATTCACGGCGGTGGCTGGACGCTGGGGACGCTCGACGACTACGACGTGCTGTGCCGGACGCTTTGCAATCATTCCGGCGCCGCAGTGCTGGCGCTGGATTACCGCCTCGCGCCGGAGCACCCTTATCCGGCCGCCGTGGAGGACGCCCAGTTCGCCCTGGACTGGCTGGCGGCGCGCACCGCCGAACTCAACATCGACCCGGCGCGGATCGCGATCGCCGGCGACAGCGCGGGTGGCAATCTCGCGGCAGTGACCGCCATTGCTACGCGCGATGCCGGATGGCCCCGGTTGTGCGCTCAGGTTCTTGCCTATCCAGCCACCGACCAGCTTTCTCAGCGTCCCAGTCATAGACAGTTCGCTGACGGTTTCCTGCTCGACGAGGCGACCATCCGCTGGTTCCAGAATCACTATCTTCCCGATCCGGAGCTCAAGGCGGACTGGCAGGCCTCGCCGCTATGGTCTCCGCGACTGGATGGCTTGCCCCCTGCGTTGGTCCTCATCGCGGCGTGCGATGTCCTTGCCGATGATGGTCGCGCCTATGCGGATGCCCTGCGCGCCGCGGGAACCGAAGCCTGGCTGGATGTGCTGCCAGGAATGATCCACGGCTTTCTCAACCTCGGCCGCCTGCTGCCTGACGCAGGAAGCAGCCTTGCGCGGATCGGCGCCTGGCTGCGTGAGGTCTTCAGTCGGGCTTGA
- the cobA gene encoding uroporphyrinogen-III C-methyltransferase, which yields MPPLPSPRAATVYLVGAGPGEADLLTVRAARLIAAADVAVYDNLVGPDVLALIPATTQRIYVGKKAGNHALPQEEINRLLVNLAREGKTVIRLKGGDPYIFGRGGEEILELVEAGVPFEVVPGVTAAAGAAAYAGIPLTHREIARTCTFATGHFQDGTCDLDWPALARPGQTLVIYMGISALPTIARELCAHGLPTNTPAAVVRHATLADQRCIAADIAELPAAVAAAGIKPPALLIIGEVVRLRERLNWFKPD from the coding sequence ATGCCTCCCCTGCCTTCGCCACGCGCCGCAACCGTCTATCTCGTAGGCGCAGGCCCTGGCGAGGCAGATCTTCTGACGGTACGGGCCGCCCGTCTGATCGCGGCGGCCGACGTCGCGGTCTACGACAATCTGGTCGGCCCCGACGTACTGGCCTTGATCCCCGCGACAACGCAGCGAATCTACGTTGGCAAGAAGGCCGGCAACCATGCGCTGCCGCAAGAGGAGATCAATCGCCTGCTGGTGAATCTTGCGCGGGAAGGCAAGACGGTCATCCGCCTAAAGGGCGGAGACCCCTATATCTTCGGCCGGGGCGGGGAGGAGATCCTCGAGCTGGTCGAAGCCGGCGTGCCCTTCGAGGTCGTGCCCGGCGTGACCGCCGCCGCCGGCGCCGCCGCCTACGCCGGGATCCCGCTCACGCATCGCGAGATCGCGCGGACCTGCACCTTTGCCACGGGCCACTTCCAGGACGGCACTTGCGATCTCGACTGGCCCGCGCTCGCACGCCCCGGACAGACGCTGGTCATCTACATGGGCATCAGCGCGCTCCCAACGATCGCGCGCGAGCTCTGCGCCCACGGCTTGCCCACCAACACGCCCGCGGCGGTCGTGCGCCATGCCACCCTGGCAGACCAACGCTGTATCGCTGCGGATATCGCCGAACTGCCTGCGGCGGTCGCCGCTGCTGGCATCAAGCCGCCAGCCCTGCTGATCATCGGGGAAGTAGTCAGGTTGCGCGAACGGCTGAACTGGTTCAAGCCCGACTGA